Proteins co-encoded in one Quercus robur chromosome 8, dhQueRobu3.1, whole genome shotgun sequence genomic window:
- the LOC126696026 gene encoding uncharacterized protein LOC126696026, translating into MVAPFKQRRTNQDMSFNEEDARGVKQPHNDPLVITLTIEGFDTKRILVDNGSSADIIYLSAFQQLKLDLGRLRPFDSPFVSFSGNRVYLKGIVTLTVTVGTYPKQLTRQLDFLAVLATNENHTWTIEEKEEDKVEALEEVELVEGKTTKTTRIGTTLSLEIRLMLVQFLKENLDVFAWSHEDMLGISPKVIKHKLNVNPDKKPVQQKRRVFVLEWNQAITNEVNKLLTAGFIREVYYLEWLANVILVKKVNGKWRMYVDFIDLNKACPKDSFPLPRID; encoded by the exons ATGGTAGCCCCGTTCAAGCAGAGACGAACGAACCAAGATATGTCTTTCAACGAGGAAGACGCAAGGGGGGTGAAGCAGCCTCATAATGACCCCCTAGTCATAACACTCACGATTGAAGGGTTCGATACCAAGAGGATCCTTGTGGACAATGGCAGCTCCGCAGACATCATCTATCTATCCGCTTTTCAGCAACTGAAGCTAGATCTTGGAAGACTGCGCCCATTTGACTCCCCCTTCGTCAGCTTCAGTGGAAACAGGGTATACCTTAAAGGCATAGTGACATTGACGGTGACAGTAGGGACATACCCGAAGCAGTTGACTCGTCAGTTAGACTTCTTG GCCGTATTGGCTACCAACGAGAACCATACGTGGACGATCGAGGAAAAGGAAGAGGATAAAGTAGAAGCCCTGGAAGAAGTGGAGCTGGTAGAAGGAAAGACAACCAAGACAACAAGGATAGGGACAACATTGAGTCTCGAGATCAGGTTAATGCTTGTTCAGTTCCTTAAGGAAAACCTTGACGTCTTCGCATGGAGCCATGAGGACATGCTTGGCATATCGCCGAAAGTTATCAAGCACAAGTTAAACGTGAATCCCGATAAGAAGCCCGTCCAGCAGAAACGACGGGTCTTTGTCCTAGAATGGAACCAGGCCATTACAAACGAGGTTAACAAATTACTGACGGCAGGTTTCATACGTGAGGTGTATTATCTAGAATGGCTTGCAAATGTCATCTTAGTGAAGAAGGTAAATGGAAAATGGAGAATGTATGTGGACTTCATTGACCTGAACAAAGCTTGCCCAAAGGATAGTTTCCCTTTACCAAGGATAGACTAG
- the LOC126696027 gene encoding uncharacterized protein LOC126696027 produces the protein MDSSSRWFETTTTPLSRTSAPIASWVRWIPPPDDGFLKINFDVVTTTTTTTTTPLSRTSAPIASWVTWIPPPDGFLKINFDVVTFKDTGKAGLGIAIRSCQGKTIASLFEQTSLPHSSDIVKAMAAARAISFAHELDFSSFTLEGDYETVIKALKSDVDSLTPFGHYLASAKATTDANSCISFSHIHRLDNFVDYNLPKHARYVRDFLV, from the exons ATGGATTCCTCCTCCAGATGGTTTGAGACTACTACTACTCCCTTATCCCGGACTTCGGCTCCAATTGCTTCATGGGTTAGATGGATTCCTCCTCCAGATG ATGGTTTTCTCAAGATCAATTTTGATGTGgtaactactactactactactactactactccCTTATCCCGGACTTCGGCTCCAATTGCTTCATGGGTTACATGGATTCCTCCTCCAGATGGTTTTCTCAAGATCAATTTTGATGTGGTAACTTTTAAAGACACAGGCAAAGCAGGTTTGGGAATTGCTATTCGCAGTTGTCAGGGAAAAACCATTGCCTCTCTTTTTGAACAGACCTCCCTACCACACTCATCAGATATAGTCAAGGCCATGGCTGCTGCAAGGGCCATCTCTTTTGCTCATGAACTTGACTTCTCTTCATTCACTCTCGAAGGAGATTATGAAACTGTGATCAAAGCACTCAAAAGCGATGTAGATTCTTTGACCCCCTTTGGCCATTATCTTGCTTCGGCCAAAGCCACCACAGATGCCAACAGTTgtatttctttctctcatatACATAGACTAGACAATTTCGTAGATTATAACCTACCTAAGCATGCTAGATATGTTAGAGATTTTTTGGTGTGA
- the LOC126696028 gene encoding putative pentatricopeptide repeat-containing protein At1g12700, mitochondrial: protein MKQLEPKSGISSSRENVEIHSQNQNQFLRFVRDQCKTGTIRNLDHALELFDRMLHICPLPLVRDFTQLLDFGFSVLARILKLGYQPNHITLTTLVKGLCLQGNISGAVRLVEVLEKNGYEPDAITCATIINGLCKIGETNMAIRLLRKMEEGNFELYVVLYSIIIDSLCKERLVTEVLNILSEMASKGIQPNLVTYTSLIQGLCNFGRWREVATLLNEMTQRKIMPNVQTFSILMDTLCMGGKLMEAKEVLDVMIQRGI, encoded by the exons ATGAAGCAATTGGAGCCGAAGTCCGGGATAAGTAGTAGTAGAGAAAATGTGGAAATCCATAGTCAAAATCAGAATCAGTTCTTGAGATTTGTGAGAGATCAGTGCAAAACTGGAACCATAAGGAATCTTGATCATGCCTTAGAATTGTTTGATAGAATGCTTCACATATGCCCTTTGCCTTTGGTTAGGGATTTTACACAATTGTTGG ATTTCGGGTTCTCTGTCTTAGCAAGAATTTTGAAACTTGGTTACCAACCAAACCATATAACTCTGACCACTCTTGTAAAAGGGCTCTGTCTTCAAGGTAACATTTCTGGAGCTGTTAGGTTGGTAGAAGTACTGGAAAAGAATGGGTATGAACCTGATGCAATTACTTGTGCAACGATAATTAATGGTTTATGTAAGATTGGCGAGACTAATATGGCTATTAGGTTGCTTAGGAAGATGGAAGAAGGGAATTTCGAACTTTATGTGGTGCTCTATAGCATTATCATTGACAGTTTATGTAAGGAAAGGTTAGTAACTGAGGTTTTGAACATTTTATCTGAAATGGCGAGTAAAGGCATTCAACCAAACCTTGTCACTTACACAAGCTTAATTCAAGGCCTATGCAATTTCGGCCGTTGGAGGGAGGTTGCTACTTTGTTGAATGAGATGACACAAAGGAAGATCATGCCAAATGTGCAAACCTTTAGCATATTGATGGACACACTTTGCATGGGAGGGAAATTGATGGAGGCAAAAGAAGTTCTTGATGTGATGATTCAAAGAGGCATTTAG